Proteins from one Candidatus Obscuribacterales bacterium genomic window:
- a CDS encoding citrate synthase, which produces MTVCEYKPGLEGIPAKQSSISFVDGHQGILEYRGIQIEELAKHGSFLETAYLLIWGTLPSQEELTDFEREIRYHRRLKYRIRDMMKCFPESGHPMDALQACAAALGLFYSRRALDDPAYIRAAVVRLLAKLPTMVAAFQLMRKGNDPVQPRDDLDYAANFLYMLNEREPDPLAARVFDVCLTLHAEHTINASTFSAMVTASTLTDPYAVVASAVGTLAGPLHGGANEEVITMLEEIGSVDNVVPYLDGCIAQKTKIMGFGHRVYKVKDPRATILQSLAEQLFEKFGADEYYDVALELERVVSDRLGHKGIYPNVDFYSGLVYRKLGIPTDLFTPIFAIARVAGWLAHWKEQLSENRIFRPTQIYTGTHSEPYIPIGERQNSNDQDQLTGLITE; this is translated from the coding sequence ATGACGGTTTGCGAATACAAGCCAGGTTTAGAAGGAATTCCTGCGAAGCAGTCCAGCATTAGCTTTGTGGATGGGCACCAGGGCATCTTAGAGTACCGTGGCATTCAGATTGAAGAGTTAGCCAAGCATGGTAGTTTTTTGGAAACTGCCTACCTGCTCATCTGGGGCACCCTACCCAGCCAAGAAGAACTGACTGATTTTGAACGGGAAATTCGCTACCATCGTCGCCTCAAGTACCGTATCCGCGACATGATGAAGTGCTTTCCCGAAAGCGGCCATCCTATGGATGCGCTGCAGGCCTGTGCGGCGGCTTTAGGATTGTTCTATTCCCGACGTGCCCTTGATGACCCTGCCTATATCCGCGCGGCAGTGGTGCGCCTGCTGGCGAAATTGCCGACTATGGTGGCGGCGTTCCAGCTCATGCGTAAGGGAAATGACCCGGTGCAGCCTCGGGATGACCTAGACTATGCTGCTAACTTTCTCTACATGCTCAACGAACGAGAGCCGGATCCCCTAGCGGCCCGTGTGTTTGATGTTTGTCTAACGCTCCATGCGGAGCACACGATCAATGCATCTACCTTTTCCGCCATGGTGACGGCGTCTACCCTCACTGATCCCTATGCGGTGGTGGCATCGGCGGTAGGTACCCTGGCTGGCCCTCTCCATGGTGGAGCCAATGAGGAGGTGATCACCATGCTGGAGGAAATTGGCTCGGTGGATAATGTGGTGCCCTATCTCGATGGCTGCATTGCGCAGAAAACGAAGATTATGGGATTTGGTCACCGGGTATACAAGGTGAAGGATCCAAGGGCCACCATTTTGCAGAGCTTGGCGGAGCAGTTGTTTGAAAAGTTTGGGGCCGATGAATATTACGATGTGGCGCTCGAACTGGAGCGGGTGGTATCCGATCGCCTCGGGCATAAGGGAATTTACCCAAATGTAGACTTTTACTCTGGGCTGGTTTACCGAAAGCTAGGCATTCCTACGGATCTTTTTACGCCTATTTTCGCGATCGCCCGTGTGGCTGGCTGGTTAGCACACTGGAAGGAACAACTCAGTGAAAACCGCATATTCCGCCCCACCCAGATTTATACCGGCACCCATAGTGAACCGTATATTCCCATAGGAGAGCGACAAAATTCCAACGATCAAGACCAGCTAACAGGGTTAATTACTGAGTAA